The following are from one region of the Simiduia agarivorans SA1 = DSM 21679 genome:
- a CDS encoding DUF2167 domain-containing protein yields MNKSFIAAMVLLAALPAALQAQTVDADNPASETSTEVQSEEQAYQAWAEQFLNSLDPQTGTIELPGGIASLEVPDSFYYLSPEDAKKVLEDAWGNPPSELGLGMLFPSAYTPLDGDSWGVTIDFEQQGYVSDEDAADIDYNDLLAEMQADTREESKYRVEQGFETLELVGWAAQPYYDANTHKLYWAKELRFGDMEQNTLNYNVRALGRRGVLVMNFIASMPQLPEIEASRDQVLAMATFNDGHRYSQFNPDIDEVAAYGIGGLIAGKVLAKTGFLAIALVFLKKFWFVLLLPLLWLKNLVFKKKTA; encoded by the coding sequence ATGAACAAATCCTTTATTGCAGCAATGGTATTGCTGGCGGCTTTACCTGCCGCCTTACAAGCCCAGACAGTCGACGCCGACAATCCGGCAAGCGAAACCAGCACCGAAGTACAGAGCGAAGAACAAGCCTATCAGGCGTGGGCCGAACAGTTCCTCAACAGTCTCGATCCACAGACCGGCACCATCGAGTTACCGGGCGGCATTGCCAGCCTGGAAGTACCAGACAGTTTTTATTACCTGTCGCCCGAAGATGCAAAAAAAGTACTTGAAGATGCCTGGGGCAATCCGCCTTCGGAATTAGGACTGGGCATGCTGTTCCCCTCAGCCTACACCCCGCTGGATGGCGACTCCTGGGGCGTGACTATCGACTTCGAGCAGCAGGGCTATGTGTCTGACGAGGATGCAGCCGACATTGACTACAACGATCTGCTGGCAGAAATGCAAGCCGATACCCGGGAAGAATCCAAATACCGGGTTGAACAGGGCTTTGAAACACTGGAGCTGGTTGGCTGGGCCGCACAACCTTACTACGACGCCAACACCCACAAACTGTATTGGGCCAAAGAATTACGCTTTGGCGATATGGAACAAAACACGCTGAACTACAACGTCCGTGCGCTTGGTCGCCGCGGTGTACTGGTGATGAATTTCATTGCGTCTATGCCCCAACTGCCTGAGATCGAAGCCTCCCGGGACCAGGTGCTGGCCATGGCGACGTTCAATGACGGCCACCGCTACAGCCAGTTCAACCCCGATATCGACGAGGTGGCAGCCTATGGCATTGGCGGACTGATTGCAGGTAAGGTATTGGCGAAAACCGGATTCCTGGCGATCGCGTTGGTTTTCCTGAAGAAGTTCTGGTTTGTATTATTGTTGCCATTGCTGTGGCTGAAAAACCTGGTGTTCAAAAAGAAAACTGCCTGA
- a CDS encoding sterol desaturase family protein — MASLITVLAAPFYLLLIGIELWVDKKRGTGHYRINDAFGSMALGIISRTHRLILFAFGAYILSEFVPKLTVIDWQENLLLAWVIAFVGYDLTYYWSHRFGHEINCLWAGHVVHHQSEDYNLTTALRQTSGGFFDWIFSIPLYMLGIPVDIIVASAGFNLIYQFWVHTQHIDKLGWMEKWFVTPSHHRVHHAQNPIYWDKNYGGVWIIWDKMFGTFQPEREDTPIIYGVSRPLNTMNPLKANLQVWWYLLRDAIQCKSWWDKIRIWFMPTGWRPADMETRLPIAKTDMDNFTKYDPFTSDKIKFYALFQLAAGMVLGIYFIFHFANLDFWLKLLGWLFVTLPLISAGHLLDGGNIRWEIARFILSCLGFFACLGLMSTPSLYLLGGYLLLNIPLLVLLSPSPEPRPA, encoded by the coding sequence ATGGCGAGTTTAATCACAGTGCTGGCCGCCCCTTTCTATCTGCTGTTAATCGGCATTGAGCTGTGGGTAGACAAAAAGCGCGGTACCGGGCACTACCGGATCAACGATGCATTCGGCAGCATGGCGCTGGGCATCATCTCGCGCACCCATCGGTTGATTCTATTTGCGTTTGGCGCCTACATCCTGAGCGAATTTGTCCCCAAACTGACGGTCATCGATTGGCAGGAAAATTTACTGCTGGCGTGGGTCATCGCCTTCGTTGGTTACGATCTGACCTACTACTGGAGTCACCGCTTTGGCCATGAGATCAACTGCCTCTGGGCCGGGCACGTGGTGCACCATCAGTCCGAAGACTACAACCTGACCACTGCTTTACGCCAAACCAGTGGCGGCTTCTTCGATTGGATCTTCAGCATTCCGCTCTACATGCTTGGCATTCCGGTGGATATCATCGTTGCCAGCGCCGGATTCAATCTGATCTATCAGTTCTGGGTGCACACACAACATATCGACAAGTTGGGCTGGATGGAAAAGTGGTTTGTCACACCCAGCCATCATCGCGTGCATCATGCACAGAACCCCATTTATTGGGATAAAAACTACGGTGGTGTCTGGATTATCTGGGACAAAATGTTTGGCACCTTTCAGCCCGAACGCGAAGATACGCCGATCATCTATGGTGTCAGCCGGCCGCTCAACACCATGAACCCGCTGAAAGCCAATTTGCAGGTATGGTGGTATCTGTTGCGCGATGCCATCCAGTGCAAAAGCTGGTGGGACAAAATCAGAATCTGGTTTATGCCCACTGGCTGGCGCCCGGCCGATATGGAAACCCGGCTGCCAATAGCCAAAACTGACATGGACAACTTCACTAAATACGACCCGTTTACCAGCGATAAAATAAAATTTTACGCGCTGTTCCAATTGGCCGCGGGGATGGTGCTGGGCATCTATTTCATCTTTCATTTCGCCAACCTTGATTTCTGGCTCAAGCTGCTGGGCTGGCTATTTGTCACCCTGCCATTAATCAGCGCCGGCCACTTGCTGGACGGCGGCAACATCCGCTGGGAAATTGCGCGCTTCATCTTGTCGTGCCTGGGCTTTTTCGCCTGCCTCGGGTTGATGAGTACACCCAGCTTGTACCTGCTGGGCGGCTATTTGCTTCTCAACATCCCACTGCTCGTGCTACTGTCCCCTTCACCTGAGCCCCGGCCAGCCTGA
- a CDS encoding TonB-dependent receptor translates to MTSHKSTYRFTRGVLSLAVATAIAGVATPSVAQQDFALEEIVVTAQKRAESVDDVPITINAFAADGIREMGAQNVNDMGTFIPGVETNVGDTSQASFTIRGISTNDFGSGSDPAVAVYVDGVYTGHGGSALVNFNDIDRVEVLKGPQGTLFGRNAAAGAISITTKAPSQETEGYVDVQMGNYNKQKIAMGFSTGLSDTVAFRVGGYTNKRDGFINNASDTGIAGDSLWTEDDHGVVASLLWQPGENTDVILRGDYNKEDTDGPIGSSFTLAPDNIYDDYTTDNAGFNDRTIQGASLTITHGWDDFTLTSITAQRGYEFHQNEEEDGTDNARFFLTTDTIEDQSQFSQEFRLNFENEDIKWFVGASYFKDKIDQTYLVDATTITLDTFFLVDAFGAVFENPAAYVAANPQLTGGGMQGFLTTGIAPMLNAQLAPFGLSMQAVDIGNATVSNLNAANGGTPWQEAMHNSRELTSYAVYGDVTYSITDTIDATLGLRWSKDEKDFAIQSSYTNLIQIPTLTVNALNTSLPTSAIPGAPQAIPFGLIFFEQIGTPGNPELKNDAWSSVDPRLVVNYRPTDDMMIFGSLAKGYKAGGFNSLGDDPSFDNEDVINGEVGMKSKFMDGRMRLNASYYYFEYDNLQILKLSGPAGVIPTYNIKNADAKGQGVELEWQFLATENLMLAANYGWTTTEYTRYEQFDGDEPGFTLVGEPLSSMPENKFNAMAEYTFNFANDLAFRIRGDYNYTGDRVNNSGVGAGQEIEGFQVVNLRATLENAAGDWSLALYANNLFDEEYLWDIGGTGDGIGSPVATRGLPRMYGLQARYNF, encoded by the coding sequence ATGACATCGCACAAGAGCACGTATCGTTTTACCCGCGGCGTTCTGTCGCTGGCAGTAGCCACTGCCATCGCCGGCGTAGCCACGCCCAGTGTCGCCCAGCAGGATTTTGCACTGGAAGAAATCGTCGTCACCGCCCAGAAGCGCGCGGAATCCGTCGATGACGTCCCAATTACCATCAACGCCTTCGCCGCCGACGGCATCCGCGAAATGGGCGCCCAGAACGTCAATGACATGGGCACGTTCATCCCCGGCGTTGAAACCAACGTGGGCGACACCAGCCAGGCGAGCTTCACCATTCGCGGTATTTCCACCAATGACTTCGGCTCAGGCTCAGACCCAGCCGTTGCCGTCTATGTAGACGGTGTTTACACCGGTCACGGCGGTTCAGCACTGGTCAACTTCAATGACATCGATCGCGTTGAAGTGCTGAAAGGCCCGCAGGGTACGCTGTTCGGCCGTAACGCCGCCGCCGGTGCAATCAGCATCACCACCAAAGCCCCGTCTCAGGAGACCGAGGGCTATGTGGATGTCCAGATGGGCAACTACAACAAACAGAAAATTGCCATGGGTTTCAGCACCGGCCTGAGCGACACAGTGGCATTCCGCGTAGGTGGCTACACCAACAAGCGCGACGGCTTTATCAATAACGCCTCAGACACCGGGATTGCCGGTGACAGCCTGTGGACCGAAGACGACCATGGCGTGGTAGCTTCATTGCTGTGGCAACCCGGCGAGAACACCGATGTGATCCTGCGCGGTGACTACAACAAAGAAGACACCGATGGCCCTATCGGCTCTTCCTTTACACTGGCACCCGACAATATTTACGACGATTACACCACTGACAACGCCGGTTTTAATGATCGCACCATCCAGGGTGCCAGCCTGACTATCACCCACGGCTGGGATGACTTCACGTTGACATCTATTACCGCCCAGCGTGGTTACGAATTCCATCAGAATGAAGAGGAAGACGGTACCGACAACGCGCGCTTCTTCCTGACCACTGACACGATTGAAGACCAAAGCCAGTTCAGCCAGGAATTCCGGTTGAATTTTGAAAATGAAGATATCAAGTGGTTCGTAGGCGCCAGCTACTTCAAAGACAAGATTGACCAGACCTATCTGGTGGATGCCACCACTATTACGCTGGATACATTCTTCCTGGTGGATGCTTTCGGTGCAGTATTTGAAAATCCTGCTGCCTATGTAGCGGCCAATCCGCAGTTGACTGGCGGCGGCATGCAGGGCTTTCTGACCACTGGCATAGCACCAATGCTGAATGCCCAATTGGCTCCCTTCGGCTTGTCTATGCAGGCTGTAGATATCGGCAATGCCACTGTAAGCAACCTGAATGCGGCCAACGGCGGAACGCCTTGGCAGGAAGCGATGCACAACAGTCGAGAGCTCACGAGCTACGCAGTTTATGGTGATGTGACTTACTCCATAACCGACACCATCGATGCGACCCTGGGTCTGCGCTGGAGTAAAGACGAAAAAGACTTCGCGATTCAGTCCAGCTACACCAATCTGATCCAGATCCCGACATTGACTGTCAATGCTCTGAACACCAGCCTGCCTACTTCTGCTATTCCAGGCGCTCCGCAGGCTATTCCGTTCGGCCTGATCTTCTTTGAGCAGATTGGCACCCCAGGAAACCCCGAGCTGAAAAATGACGCCTGGAGCTCTGTCGACCCACGTCTGGTTGTGAATTACCGCCCAACCGACGACATGATGATCTTCGGTTCACTGGCCAAAGGCTACAAGGCCGGCGGCTTTAATAGCCTGGGCGACGACCCAAGCTTCGATAATGAAGATGTGATCAACGGTGAAGTTGGTATGAAATCCAAATTCATGGATGGTCGCATGCGTCTTAACGCTTCCTACTATTACTTCGAATACGACAACCTGCAAATCCTCAAGCTTTCCGGGCCTGCAGGCGTGATTCCCACTTACAACATCAAAAACGCCGACGCGAAAGGCCAGGGTGTTGAGCTGGAATGGCAATTCCTTGCCACCGAAAACCTGATGCTGGCCGCCAACTATGGCTGGACCACCACCGAGTACACCCGCTACGAACAGTTTGATGGTGACGAACCCGGATTTACCCTCGTGGGTGAGCCCTTGTCTTCTATGCCTGAAAACAAGTTCAACGCCATGGCGGAATACACCTTTAACTTCGCCAATGACCTGGCCTTCCGCATTCGTGGTGATTACAACTACACCGGCGACCGTGTGAATAACTCAGGCGTAGGTGCAGGCCAAGAAATCGAAGGCTTCCAGGTAGTCAACCTGCGCGCCACGCTGGAAAATGCAGCGGGCGACTGGTCTCTGGCCCTGTACGCCAACAACCTGTTTGACGAAGAGTACCTGTGGGATATCGGCGGTACTGGTGACGGTATCGGCTCTCCTGTGGCGACCCGTGGCCTGCCACGCATGTACGGCCTGCAGGCACGCTATAACTTCTGA